TAGACGGGGATGTCGAGCAGGGCGTCGCTATCGCCGCCGCGCGTCCCCTCGGTGGGGCGGTCGGCACTGCGCAGGACGAAGTCGACGATGTCCTTGGTCGTCACCATCCCGACGGGCCGCCCGTCCTCGACGATCGGCAGCCGCGAGACGCCGTGTTCGCGCAGCCTGTTGATCGTCGTCCCGAGGGTGGTGTCGGTCGAGATCGTCACCACGTCCTCGGTCATGATCTGGCGCACCTCCAGTACGTCGAGGTTCTCGAGGGTCGCCTCCAGAATGGCGTCCTGCGTGATCGCGCCCCACAGCTCCCCCTCGACGTAGACGGGGGCGATCCGCGTCTCGCTCTCGACGAGCTGGCGGGCGACGTCCCGGACGTCCGCGGTCCGATCGAACCGGGGGACGGCCTTCGCGAGGCGTTCGGCGGCGGTGTCGTCGTCGCGATGGGAGCGCAGCCACTCCCGGGGCGTGATGACGCCCTCGCACTCGCCGTCGCGGACGACGAACACGCCGTCGCGGTGCTCGTCCTCGAAGTACGGTTTGAGCTTCGCGATCCGCTCGTCGGGGTCGACCGCGACGTACTCGTCAGTCGCGACCTCGCTGATGTCCATGTGCGACGGTCGCCGCGCGTCGACAGTTAAAATATCGCTTTCGTTCGCCGGTCGCCTACGAGCCGGACGCGCCCCCGAACAGGTCGTCGTACTCGGCGGGGAACTGCTCGCGGACGTCGGTGAAGGCCTCGCCGGCCGCCTCCTCGAGGGCGTGAACCGTCGCCCGCGTGGCCCGAGTTGCGAGGTCCTCGTCGATCCCCGCCCGGCGTTCGACCCGGGTTCGGAACTCCTCGGGCCCGAAGTCCTCGCCCTCGTCGTCGGTGCCGATCGCGCCGGCGGGCTCGTCGGGCAATCGTTCGGCGATCTCCTCGCTCTCGCCCGGCGAGAGGCGTTCGGCGAACGTCTCGAGGACCGCGTCCGCGGCCGCCTCGGCCTCCTCGGCCGATTCGAGGTTCGCCTGCTGTCGGACGATCGTGTAGAACTCGGACGGTTCCATACCCAATCGTATCGGCGAGGCGCCCTTCAACCCGTGGCCGTCACTCGCCGGGATCGCGCACCTCCGCGGGAACGCCCGCGACCGTCGCGCCCGGGGGGACGTCCTCGATCACGAGCGAGTTGGCCGCCACGCGCGCCTCCGCTCCGATCTCGACGCCCGGGAGGACGACCGCGCCCGCGCCGACCATCGCCCGCTCGCCGACCACGACGGGCCCCGTCCGGTACTCGTCCTGGAGGAACTCGTGGCACAGCAGGGTCGCGTCGTAGCCGATGATCGCGTCATCCTCGACCGTGATGAGGTCGGGCCAGAAGACGTCGGGGGTGGATTCGAGCCCCCACGAGACGCCCTCGCCGACGGTCACGCCGATCCCCCCGAGCAGCCGGTTCTTCAGCCTGAGGCTCGGCGAATGGCGCGCCAGCACGATG
The DNA window shown above is from Halalkalicoccus sp. NIPERK01 and carries:
- a CDS encoding acyltransferase; this translates as MSDETPPRHDRVTRHPTPDRANSLWHWPDARHPLRVALNYLAIVLARHSPSLRLKNRLLGGIGVTVGEGVSWGLESTPDVFWPDLITVEDDAIIGYDATLLCHEFLQDEYRTGPVVVGERAMVGAGAVVLPGVEIGAEARVAANSLVIEDVPPGATVAGVPAEVRDPGE
- a CDS encoding CBS domain-containing protein, with protein sequence MDISEVATDEYVAVDPDERIAKLKPYFEDEHRDGVFVVRDGECEGVITPREWLRSHRDDDTAAERLAKAVPRFDRTADVRDVARQLVESETRIAPVYVEGELWGAITQDAILEATLENLDVLEVRQIMTEDVVTISTDTTLGTTINRLREHGVSRLPIVEDGRPVGMVTTKDIVDFVLRSADRPTEGTRGGDSDALLDIPVYDEMSRPAETTGLEDTVAEAVRTMFEYGYDGLIVSPEYDERVAGVLTKTDVMRALSYTEAEGMDVQITNVDALRSTSREEVGRRIRAISDKHRNMNVHHVHVRFKEHKESLRGRALYRCGIRMRTNEGQIAGTGEGYGGDEAFSLALETLERNVLDRKGKRSDEEYRGQLLRKLGEL
- a CDS encoding DUF2267 domain-containing protein, which produces MEPSEFYTIVRQQANLESAEEAEAAADAVLETFAERLSPGESEEIAERLPDEPAGAIGTDDEGEDFGPEEFRTRVERRAGIDEDLATRATRATVHALEEAAGEAFTDVREQFPAEYDDLFGGASGS